One genomic segment of Mytilus trossulus isolate FHL-02 chromosome 4, PNRI_Mtr1.1.1.hap1, whole genome shotgun sequence includes these proteins:
- the LOC134715229 gene encoding uncharacterized protein LOC134715229 yields MFPSPAPVRKSWNSSPESVDDMTLAQKKRTAFSTPGALDTTSHAHELKKKEKELLNILKKHKHEDADIDKIKIDKELDDAINGLQDNIENDIESLKAHKEMNLCLINKIRNEHTVLRDEMHYVEKQLELASCSGQNKPKSKEVDLLNMAYNKLNQKEKSSRRRIAILQAEISLIILKLDVSNSEKEKPDVPPLDLSKLGECKVLPPFKNAPKAPRKGININSLAKENCTDINIGNKRRMKAPEPKMSNTTPILQNYEFVRPASSVRDNRKIHPNKTGTLNGQRNQSDKRTVRQVIYKNKPVITRKDVGTQSEVLKLPDIVKGSQKMDKSKIVPKQSCESRRTAPRRAARKPTIQQRPTFCF; encoded by the exons ATGTTTCCTTCTCCAGCCCCAGTGCGCAAATCTTGGAATTCATCACCTGAAAGTGTAGATGACATGACCCTTGCTCAGAAAAAGA GAACTGCATTTTCTACTCCTGGAGCTCTTGATACAACTTCACATGCCCATGAACTCAAGAAGAAGGAAAAAGA ATTACTGAATATTTTGAAGAAGCATAAACATGAAGATGCAGatattgataaaatcaaaatcgATAAGGAACTAGATGACGCTATAAACGGCCTCCAGGATAACATTGAGAATGATATTGAGAGTTTGAAAGCACACAAAGAAATGAACCTATGtctgataaataaaatcagAAATGAACACACAGTTCTCAGAGATGAGATGCACTACGTCGAGAAACAGCTGGAATTGGCTAGTTGCAGTGGGCAGAACAAACCCAAGAGCAAAGAGGTCGACCTACTGAACATGGCATATAATAAATTGAATCAGAAGGAGAAAAGCTCAAGAAGGCGCATTGCTATTTTGCAAGCTGAGATTTCCCTCATAATATTAAAGCTAGATGTGTCAAATTCTGAGAAGGAAAAGCCTGATGTTCCTCCTCTTGATCTGTCAAAACTTGGCGAGTGCAAAGTTTTGCCACCATTCAAGAATGCACCAAAAGCACCAAGAAAAGGTATCAACATAAATTCTTTAGCTAAGGAAAACTGTACTGATATCAACATTGGTAACAAGAGGAGAATGAAGGCTCCAGAACCGAAGATGTCCAACACTACACCTATCCTGCAGAATTATGAGTTTGTGAGACCAGCTTCTTCTGTAAGAGATAACAGAAAAATACATCCAAATAAAACTGGTACACTAAATGGTCAAAGGAACCAGTCTGATAAGAGGACTGTCAGACAG GTTATATACAAGAATAAGCCAGTGATTACAAGGAAAGATGTGGGCACACAATCAGAGGTTCTCAAGCTCCCTGATATTGTTAAAGGATCTCAAAAGATGGATAAATCCAAAATTGTACCAAAGCAATCTTGTGAGTCCAGAAGAACTGCACCAAGGCGTGCAGCTAGGAAACCTACTATCCAGCAGAGaccaacattttgtttttaa